A stretch of Desulfocurvus vexinensis DSM 17965 DNA encodes these proteins:
- a CDS encoding M48 family metallopeptidase produces MARAYFALIVILSLFSVGCEDTDVGMALQAGADAVRAVTLDDEDVQRLAVEVAQQSDRKHKVAPPDNPHAKRLERLAGSHRKIEGHEFDFKVYLSPTVNAFAMADGTIRIYSGLMDMMTDGELVFVIGHEIGHVVENHVKEKLRLAYAGSAVRKAIASQQNEVGNIARSAVGALTENLLNAQFSQQEEREADNFGVMFMKQKEQNIQPAISALMKLAALGGSHSFLSSHPAPAKRAKRLQNDTLTAEQIEDPSFLSRIVDWLKSHWPFIEWGRKNHA; encoded by the coding sequence ATGGCCAGAGCATATTTTGCCCTCATCGTTATCCTGAGTCTTTTTTCTGTCGGCTGTGAGGATACGGATGTCGGAATGGCACTTCAGGCCGGGGCGGATGCCGTCCGGGCGGTGACCCTGGACGACGAGGACGTTCAGCGCCTGGCTGTCGAGGTTGCGCAGCAGTCCGACCGGAAGCACAAAGTGGCCCCACCCGACAACCCGCACGCAAAGCGGCTGGAAAGGCTTGCCGGCAGTCACCGCAAGATCGAAGGACATGAATTCGACTTTAAGGTTTATCTTTCCCCGACCGTCAATGCCTTCGCCATGGCCGATGGTACTATCAGGATTTACAGCGGCTTGATGGACATGATGACCGACGGTGAACTTGTCTTTGTCATTGGCCATGAAATCGGCCATGTGGTGGAGAATCACGTCAAGGAAAAGCTCAGGCTGGCATATGCCGGCAGCGCCGTCCGCAAAGCTATCGCCAGCCAGCAAAACGAAGTCGGCAACATTGCACGCTCCGCTGTCGGTGCATTGACCGAAAACCTTCTGAATGCCCAGTTCTCGCAGCAGGAAGAGCGCGAGGCCGATAACTTCGGCGTTATGTTTATGAAACAGAAAGAGCAAAACATCCAACCGGCGATTTCCGCTTTGATGAAACTGGCGGCCCTGGGCGGCAGTCACTCCTTTTTGTCGAGTCATCCGGCACCCGCGAAACGCGCAAAACGATTGCAAAACGATACCTTGACAGCGGAACAGATCGAAGATCCCTCGTTTCTGAGCCGGATTGTGGACTGGCTGAAGAGCCATTGGCCATTCATAGAATGGGGCAGGAAAAACCATGCGTAA
- a CDS encoding cation-transporting P-type ATPase, whose amino-acid sequence MRKTGGKPVNWQQLHLSEAAENLQSSERGLASKEARHRYEHYGPNELIGKGKKKAWKILVMGLISVGTGYWFWRLADHGVHHADVLPDGLRAVCAQKNAIAAYVILAQQPGAVVGHWRHTDPAVDPHLYPVF is encoded by the coding sequence ATGCGTAAAACAGGAGGAAAACCGGTCAACTGGCAACAGCTTCATCTATCCGAGGCCGCAGAGAACCTGCAATCGTCCGAGAGGGGCCTTGCTTCCAAAGAAGCCCGTCACCGCTATGAGCACTACGGCCCCAACGAACTAATCGGAAAGGGAAAGAAAAAGGCCTGGAAGATTCTCGTCATGGGCCTGATCTCGGTTGGGACCGGGTACTGGTTCTGGCGCCTGGCAGACCATGGTGTTCACCATGCTGACGTTCTGCCAGATGGCCTACGCGCCGTGTGTGCGCAAAAAAACGCAATCGCTGCTTACGTAATCCTGGCTCAGCAACCCGGTGCTGTTGTTGGCCATTGGCGTCACACTGACCCTGCAGTTGATCCTCATTTATATCCCGTTTTTTAA
- a CDS encoding PadR family transcriptional regulator, with translation MDTADSKALQREILLGFWKIHILHHAAQGPVVGQWMLQELRHHGYEVSPGTLYPLLHRMERLGWLCCTGAEGAGPKARRPLRATARGREVLAAALRQLQELQSETTQPDARPQAPSPGPAGAEES, from the coding sequence ATGGACACGGCGGACAGCAAGGCGTTGCAGCGCGAAATTCTGCTCGGTTTCTGGAAGATCCACATCCTGCACCATGCCGCCCAGGGGCCGGTGGTGGGGCAGTGGATGCTCCAGGAGCTGCGCCACCACGGCTACGAGGTCAGCCCCGGCACGCTGTATCCGCTGCTGCACCGCATGGAGCGCCTGGGCTGGCTGTGCTGCACGGGGGCCGAAGGGGCGGGGCCCAAGGCCCGGCGGCCCCTGCGGGCCACGGCTCGCGGCCGCGAGGTGCTGGCCGCCGCCCTGCGCCAGCTCCAGGAGCTGCAATCCGAAACCACGCAACCCGACGCGCGCCCGCAGGCGCCGTCCCCTGGCCCCGCCGGGGCCGAGGAGTCCTGA
- a CDS encoding sulfite exporter TauE/SafE family protein, which translates to MLHLTLSLVVAIFFISMVLTMVGLGGGLLFSPLFVVLGMPKAGAASASLLLNLVGAGAAAYTYARKGMVDYSLCLPLIVSSSLAAPLGAGLNLRLPPGPFLLVMAVVLAAAGVRMLFPPPAEARASASRRARIIGGLIIGGCIGLLGGLLGIGGGVFVVPLLIYALGVPTRVAAASSTFIVCFSSLTGFAGYASMAAVDWAFVLPAAGACVLGGLAGARLMSHKLQGRTIRVLFSLVLFALSLRLFAQLL; encoded by the coding sequence ATGCTGCACCTGACCCTGTCCCTCGTCGTGGCCATCTTCTTCATTTCCATGGTCCTGACCATGGTCGGCCTGGGCGGCGGGCTGCTCTTCTCGCCGCTGTTCGTGGTCCTGGGCATGCCCAAGGCCGGGGCTGCGTCGGCCTCGCTGCTGCTGAACCTCGTGGGCGCCGGGGCCGCCGCGTACACCTACGCCCGCAAGGGCATGGTGGACTACAGCCTGTGCCTGCCGCTCATCGTCTCCTCCAGCCTGGCCGCGCCCCTGGGCGCCGGGCTGAACCTGCGCCTGCCCCCGGGGCCGTTTCTGCTGGTCATGGCCGTGGTCCTGGCCGCAGCCGGGGTGCGCATGCTCTTCCCGCCGCCCGCCGAGGCCAGGGCCAGCGCCTCGCGCCGCGCGCGCATCATCGGCGGGCTGATCATCGGCGGCTGCATCGGGCTGCTGGGCGGGCTGCTGGGCATCGGCGGCGGGGTGTTCGTGGTGCCGCTGCTCATCTACGCCCTGGGCGTGCCCACCCGCGTGGCCGCCGCGTCCTCGACCTTCATCGTCTGCTTCTCGTCCCTTACGGGCTTCGCGGGCTACGCCTCCATGGCCGCCGTGGACTGGGCCTTCGTGCTACCCGCCGCCGGGGCCTGCGTCCTCGGGGGGCTGGCCGGGGCCCGGCTCATGAGCCACAAGCTCCAGGGCCGGACCATCCGTGTCCTGTTCAGCCTGGTGCTCTTCGCCCTGAGCCTCAGACTCTTCGCCCAACTGCTCTGA
- a CDS encoding zf-TFIIB domain-containing protein — MIEIVELATALRQTHDPACHGSLAKGGLHLVNRKHQQLLTVRRFSMKCPICKEVNIVMADRQGIEIDYCPECRGVWLDRGELDKIIERSAGQPSPPREREAYHDRSRGHDKGDYHYKKKKHKSLLGELFDF, encoded by the coding sequence ATGATTGAGATTGTGGAACTCGCGACGGCCTTGCGACAAACTCACGACCCGGCTTGCCATGGGAGTTTGGCAAAGGGAGGATTGCATCTTGTCAACAGAAAACATCAACAACTTTTGACCGTAAGGAGGTTTTCCATGAAGTGTCCAATCTGTAAAGAGGTAAACATAGTGATGGCCGATCGTCAAGGAATCGAGATCGACTATTGTCCCGAATGCCGGGGCGTCTGGCTGGATCGCGGGGAGCTGGACAAGATCATCGAGCGCTCGGCAGGGCAGCCGTCTCCGCCCCGGGAGCGTGAAGCGTATCATGACCGTTCGAGGGGTCATGACAAGGGCGATTATCACTACAAGAAGAAAAAGCATAAATCACTTCTGGGGGAGCTGTTCGATTTCTAA
- a CDS encoding L-lactate dehydrogenase, with translation MKSKRAKVAIIGMGRVGATFAYALSLKRLVNEIVVVDVDAERAEGEAMDLRHGLPLIGPMDIRSGGFEACRGADIVVITAGAGQKPGQTRLELLDNNAAVVRSIASELMALGGAPILIVATNPVDVLTHRLLAQTGFPASRVMGSGTVLDSSRLRQMLAEELRVDVRGVHAHIIGEHGDSELAVWSRANVSGIPLADFCAGRGVAFDAAFRERVQDGVRRAAYEIIARKGSTAYAVGVALCRIVEAIVRDEKSVLTVSTAAKGRYGLPDVSLSLPCVIGEDGIELVAESPLAQDEHQALHHSAQVLLKTEASLTAQG, from the coding sequence ATGAAAAGCAAACGCGCCAAGGTCGCCATCATCGGCATGGGCCGCGTGGGTGCCACATTCGCCTACGCCCTGTCCCTCAAGCGGCTGGTCAACGAAATCGTGGTGGTGGACGTGGACGCAGAGCGGGCCGAGGGCGAGGCCATGGACCTGCGCCACGGCCTGCCCCTCATCGGGCCCATGGACATTCGCTCCGGCGGCTTCGAGGCCTGCCGCGGGGCGGACATCGTGGTCATCACCGCCGGGGCCGGGCAGAAGCCCGGGCAGACGCGCCTGGAACTGCTGGACAACAACGCCGCCGTGGTGCGCTCCATCGCCTCGGAGCTCATGGCCCTGGGCGGGGCGCCCATCCTCATCGTGGCCACCAACCCCGTGGACGTGCTGACCCACCGCCTGCTGGCCCAGACGGGCTTCCCGGCCTCGCGGGTCATGGGTTCGGGCACGGTGCTCGACAGCTCGCGCCTGCGCCAGATGCTGGCCGAGGAGTTGCGCGTGGACGTGCGCGGCGTGCACGCCCATATCATCGGCGAGCACGGCGACTCGGAGCTGGCCGTCTGGAGCCGGGCCAACGTCTCGGGCATCCCCCTGGCGGACTTCTGCGCCGGGCGCGGCGTGGCCTTCGACGCCGCCTTCCGCGAGCGCGTCCAGGACGGCGTGCGCCGCGCGGCCTACGAAATCATCGCCCGCAAGGGCTCCACGGCCTACGCCGTGGGCGTGGCCCTGTGCCGCATCGTCGAGGCCATCGTGCGCGACGAAAAGAGCGTGCTCACGGTGTCCACCGCCGCCAAGGGGCGCTACGGGCTGCCCGACGTGAGCCTGTCGCTGCCGTGCGTCATCGGCGAAGACGGCATCGAGCTGGTGGCCGAGTCCCCCCTGGCGCAGGACGAGCACCAGGCCCTGCACCACAGCGCACAAGTGCTGCTCAAGACCGAGGCCAGCCTCACCGCCCAGGGCTGA
- a CDS encoding substrate-binding periplasmic protein — translation MKILLLTLALLCTLAHPAAGYTVTIAADPWCPYNCEPGSEREGFAIEAARLIFAQVGLDVDYRLLPWTRALAEVRGGRLDAVVGASRPEAPELVFPDEEIGHSDNGFFVRADSPWTYQGLESLRGLRVALIADYDYGEEFAAVVSQMPGSPGVVVTQGNDARERNFRMLASSRIDVVVSDVAVGLHFLKHFEQASTIRYAGAQGEADPVYIAFSPLQPRAGEYARVFTEGWRALRASGQLAELLARYGLKDWKPAAD, via the coding sequence ATGAAGATATTGCTGCTGACCCTGGCCCTGCTCTGCACCCTGGCGCACCCGGCCGCCGGATACACGGTGACCATCGCCGCCGACCCCTGGTGCCCCTACAACTGCGAGCCAGGCTCGGAGCGCGAAGGCTTCGCCATCGAGGCCGCGCGGCTGATCTTCGCCCAGGTGGGCCTGGATGTGGACTACCGTCTGCTGCCCTGGACGCGGGCCCTGGCCGAGGTCCGGGGCGGGCGCCTGGACGCCGTGGTGGGCGCCTCGCGCCCCGAGGCGCCGGAGCTCGTGTTCCCCGACGAGGAGATCGGCCACTCCGACAACGGCTTCTTCGTGCGCGCCGACTCGCCCTGGACGTACCAGGGCCTGGAATCCCTGCGCGGGCTGCGCGTGGCGCTCATCGCCGATTACGACTACGGCGAGGAGTTCGCCGCCGTGGTGTCCCAGATGCCCGGCTCGCCGGGCGTGGTCGTCACCCAGGGCAACGACGCCCGGGAGCGCAACTTCAGGATGCTCGCCTCGTCGCGGATTGACGTGGTGGTCAGCGATGTGGCCGTCGGTCTCCACTTCCTCAAGCACTTCGAGCAAGCAAGCACCATCCGCTACGCCGGAGCCCAGGGCGAGGCCGACCCGGTGTACATCGCCTTCTCCCCGCTCCAGCCCCGGGCCGGGGAATACGCGCGCGTCTTCACCGAGGGCTGGCGCGCCCTGCGGGCCTCGGGCCAGCTGGCGGAGCTGCTGGCCCGCTACGGCCTGAAGGACTGGAAGCCCGCCGCCGACTGA
- a CDS encoding HD domain-containing protein yields MPIDPTRIEGQIAFIETLDALKQVRRRNLVMDGSRRENSAEHSWHTALMAVVLAEYASGPVDVPRVVTMLLLHDVIEIDAGDTFCYDEAAARDKAERERAAADRIFGLLPPETGAALRALWDEFEAGQTPEARFANSLDRFQVLFQNRNTQGGTWRLYDIARTQVERRMAPIRQGMPELWPVVEDILDDACANGILKP; encoded by the coding sequence ATGCCCATCGATCCCACACGCATCGAAGGCCAGATCGCCTTCATCGAAACCCTGGACGCCCTCAAGCAGGTCCGGCGGCGCAACCTCGTCATGGACGGGTCGCGCCGCGAAAACAGCGCCGAGCACTCGTGGCATACGGCGCTCATGGCCGTGGTGCTGGCCGAGTACGCCTCCGGCCCCGTGGACGTGCCCCGCGTGGTGACCATGCTCCTGCTGCACGACGTCATCGAAATCGACGCCGGGGACACCTTCTGCTACGACGAGGCCGCAGCCCGCGACAAGGCCGAGCGCGAACGCGCTGCGGCGGACCGCATCTTCGGCCTGCTGCCGCCGGAGACCGGGGCCGCCCTGCGCGCCCTGTGGGACGAATTCGAGGCCGGGCAGACGCCCGAGGCGCGTTTCGCCAACTCCCTGGACCGCTTCCAGGTGCTGTTCCAGAACCGCAACACCCAGGGCGGCACCTGGCGGCTGTACGACATCGCCCGGACCCAGGTGGAGCGGCGCATGGCCCCCATCCGCCAGGGGATGCCCGAGCTGTGGCCCGTGGTCGAGGACATCCTCGACGACGCCTGCGCCAACGGCATCCTCAAGCCCTGA
- a CDS encoding TSUP family transporter: MTALLVVCLASLGAAGLTLYSGFGLGTLLLPVFALFFPVEVAVAATALVHGANNAFKIALVGRHADRDLVLRFGVPAIAAAFVGAAALGWVAHFGELARYSLGGREAVITPLKLAMAGLMAAFAVLELSPRLRGLRFSRRWLVLGGLLSGFFGGFSGHQGALRSAFLVKVGISTQAFVGTNAVIGFLVDLARIATYGALLAGPGGALLAGAGQWPLVLAGTLSAFAGVLLAKRYLHKVTMAAVQTLTGVLLLAIALALGSGLV, encoded by the coding sequence ATGACCGCGCTGCTTGTCGTCTGCCTCGCGTCCCTGGGGGCTGCGGGGTTGACCCTGTATTCCGGCTTCGGGCTGGGCACGCTGCTGCTGCCCGTGTTCGCCCTGTTCTTCCCGGTGGAGGTGGCCGTGGCGGCCACGGCCCTGGTCCACGGCGCCAACAACGCCTTCAAGATCGCCCTGGTGGGCCGCCATGCCGACCGCGACCTGGTACTGCGCTTCGGCGTGCCCGCCATTGCGGCGGCCTTCGTGGGGGCGGCGGCCCTGGGCTGGGTGGCGCATTTCGGCGAGCTGGCGCGCTACAGCCTGGGGGGCCGCGAGGCGGTGATCACGCCGCTCAAGCTGGCCATGGCCGGGCTCATGGCCGCCTTCGCGGTGCTGGAGCTTTCGCCGCGCCTGCGCGGGCTGCGCTTCTCGCGGCGCTGGCTGGTGCTGGGCGGGCTGCTGTCGGGGTTCTTCGGCGGGTTCTCGGGGCACCAGGGCGCGCTGCGCTCGGCCTTCCTGGTCAAGGTGGGCATTTCCACCCAGGCCTTCGTGGGCACCAACGCGGTCATCGGCTTCCTGGTCGATCTGGCGCGCATCGCCACCTACGGCGCGCTGCTGGCCGGGCCCGGCGGCGCGCTGCTGGCCGGGGCCGGGCAGTGGCCCCTGGTGCTGGCCGGAACGCTCTCGGCCTTCGCCGGGGTGCTGCTGGCCAAACGCTACCTGCACAAGGTGACCATGGCCGCCGTGCAGACCCTCACGGGCGTCCTGCTGCTGGCCATCGCCCTGGCCCTGGGCTCGGGGCTGGTGTAG
- a CDS encoding cation transporting ATPase C-terminal domain-containing protein → MLLLAIGVTLTLQLILIYIPFFNPVFRTKPLRTAELGICAVGALVFVNIGN, encoded by the coding sequence GTGCTGTTGTTGGCCATTGGCGTCACACTGACCCTGCAGTTGATCCTCATTTATATCCCGTTTTTTAACCCAGTGTTTCGCACCAAGCCGCTGCGGACGGCAGAACTGGGTATCTGCGCCGTTGGAGCCCTGGTCTTTGTAAACATTGGAAACTGA
- a CDS encoding ABC transporter permease, with protein MKTWIAFWNILVKDMRTYYLKPPNVSWGLLFPLAWTGMFLVRSGGGLDDVAGLLPGLVAVSVLFGTTSMLAVTVTFEKKHRSFERLLLAPIPLELLMLAKTGGAILFGVANAFVPVAMAALFMDLSALAWAPFTAAVVLVAVASTFLGLFIAVAVSEVFEAQTFSNFFRFPMLFLCGLFFPIERLPALLRPLSYALPLTYGADALRETVQGAGALPLALDLGALAAFCAALFALSLRNIRRRWIA; from the coding sequence ATGAAGACCTGGATCGCCTTCTGGAACATTCTGGTCAAGGACATGCGCACCTACTACCTCAAGCCGCCCAACGTGAGCTGGGGGCTGCTCTTCCCCCTGGCCTGGACGGGCATGTTCCTGGTGCGCTCGGGCGGCGGGCTGGACGACGTGGCCGGGCTGCTGCCGGGGCTGGTGGCGGTCTCCGTGCTCTTCGGCACCACCTCCATGCTGGCCGTGACCGTGACCTTCGAGAAGAAGCACCGCTCCTTCGAGCGCCTGCTGCTGGCGCCCATCCCCCTGGAGCTGCTCATGCTGGCCAAGACCGGCGGGGCCATCCTCTTCGGCGTGGCCAACGCCTTCGTGCCCGTTGCCATGGCCGCGCTGTTCATGGACCTTTCGGCGCTGGCCTGGGCGCCGTTCACGGCGGCGGTGGTGCTGGTGGCCGTGGCCTCCACCTTCCTGGGGCTGTTCATCGCCGTGGCCGTGAGCGAGGTCTTCGAGGCCCAGACCTTCTCCAATTTCTTCCGCTTCCCCATGCTCTTCCTGTGCGGGCTGTTCTTCCCCATCGAGCGCCTGCCCGCGCTGCTGCGGCCCCTGTCCTACGCCCTGCCGCTGACCTACGGGGCCGACGCCCTCCGCGAGACGGTGCAGGGCGCGGGCGCGCTGCCCCTGGCCCTGGACCTGGGCGCCCTGGCGGCCTTCTGCGCGGCGCTGTTCGCCCTGAGCCTGCGCAACATCCGCCGCCGCTGGATCGCCTGA
- a CDS encoding ABC transporter ATP-binding protein, translating into MTHAIEVDRLAKRFGDVQAVAGISLAVPRGSLFGFLGPNGAGKTTTITMLTGLARPDAGTIRIAGLDCTARPRAAQHLIGVVPDESNLYPELTGFENLCFCAALYGMGRAERRARARELLETFGLTQAGERKFAGYSKGMKRRLTVAAGIIHRPPILFLDEPTSGIDVASARQLRQLIATLRGGGTTVFLTTHHIEEAERLCDRVAFIVAGRVVREDTLDALLEPVRDRHALLIACAGLDAATGAGLPEAFPDLEFPVLEPDRVRVEARAPIPVAPLVRHLDERGVRVLEARRARPTLEDVFVRVTGLDAGALDAGKGNGKNANGGGKA; encoded by the coding sequence ATGACCCATGCCATCGAGGTGGACCGCCTCGCCAAACGCTTCGGCGACGTGCAGGCCGTGGCCGGGATCTCCCTGGCCGTGCCCCGGGGCTCGCTGTTCGGGTTCCTGGGCCCCAACGGCGCGGGCAAGACCACGACCATCACCATGCTCACGGGCCTGGCCCGGCCCGACGCGGGCACCATCCGCATCGCGGGGCTGGACTGCACGGCCCGGCCCCGGGCCGCCCAGCACCTCATCGGCGTGGTGCCCGACGAGAGCAACCTCTACCCCGAGCTGACCGGCTTCGAGAACCTGTGCTTCTGCGCCGCGCTCTACGGCATGGGCCGCGCCGAGCGCCGGGCCCGGGCCCGGGAGCTGCTGGAGACCTTCGGCCTGACCCAGGCCGGGGAGCGCAAATTCGCAGGCTACTCCAAGGGCATGAAACGCAGGCTGACCGTGGCCGCAGGCATCATCCACCGCCCGCCCATCCTGTTCCTGGACGAGCCGACCTCGGGCATCGACGTGGCCAGCGCGCGCCAGCTGCGCCAGCTGATCGCCACCCTGCGCGGCGGCGGCACCACCGTCTTCCTGACCACGCACCACATCGAGGAGGCCGAGCGGCTGTGCGACCGGGTGGCCTTCATCGTCGCCGGACGCGTGGTGCGCGAGGACACCCTGGACGCCCTGCTGGAGCCCGTGCGCGACCGCCACGCCCTGCTCATCGCCTGCGCGGGGCTGGACGCAGCCACGGGCGCCGGGCTGCCCGAAGCCTTCCCGGACCTGGAGTTCCCGGTGCTGGAGCCGGACCGGGTGCGCGTGGAGGCCCGCGCGCCCATCCCCGTGGCGCCGCTGGTGCGCCACCTGGACGAGCGGGGCGTCCGCGTGCTGGAGGCCCGCCGGGCGCGCCCGACCCTGGAGGACGTGTTCGTGCGCGTCACCGGGCTGGACGCCGGGGCCCTGGACGCGGGCAAGGGCAACGGGAAAAACGCCAACGGCGGAGGCAAGGCATGA
- a CDS encoding ArsR/SmtB family transcription factor — MLHAPKAARIFKVLSVETRLRLVELLRGRTLCVNALSRHLGITPAAASQHLRVLRDADLVAAEKRGYFVHYRLNERTLAAWAGMAAALLAPTPAPPDGAAPGPGTPDAP; from the coding sequence ATGCTCCACGCCCCCAAGGCCGCCCGGATCTTCAAGGTGCTCTCGGTGGAGACGCGCCTGCGGCTCGTCGAACTGCTGCGGGGCCGCACCCTGTGCGTCAACGCCCTGTCCCGCCACCTGGGCATCACCCCCGCCGCCGCCTCGCAGCACCTGCGCGTGCTGCGCGACGCGGACCTCGTGGCCGCCGAGAAACGCGGCTACTTCGTGCATTACCGCCTGAACGAGCGCACCCTGGCCGCCTGGGCGGGCATGGCCGCCGCCCTGCTCGCCCCCACCCCGGCGCCCCCGGACGGCGCGGCCCCGGGGCCGGGAACGCCCGACGCGCCCTAG
- a CDS encoding MBL fold metallo-hydrolase, whose protein sequence is MRRVLCALAAVLLLAASALAGDAARLADSLSWYGQSTFHTAAFGPSLYIDPIALPDTAPKADIICITHSHNDHLSTDALKKIATDKTVIIAPRDCNSKLKFVDKAEVINLLPGEGADVAGVRIEAVPAYNISKTKFHPKSNKWVGYVVSGAGMTLYHAGDTERIPEMQAIDCDVALMPLGQTYTMNSVADAAQSASDVKAEIAIPMHYGTGEGSKTDAEKFAQLLAGQIETRILEPTK, encoded by the coding sequence ATGCGCCGAGTTCTTTGCGCCCTGGCCGCCGTGCTGCTTTTGGCCGCATCCGCCCTGGCAGGCGACGCCGCGCGGCTGGCCGACAGCCTGTCCTGGTACGGCCAGTCCACCTTCCACACCGCCGCCTTCGGCCCGAGCCTGTACATCGACCCCATCGCCCTGCCCGACACGGCGCCCAAGGCCGACATCATCTGCATCACCCACAGCCACAACGACCACCTGTCCACCGACGCCCTGAAAAAGATCGCCACGGACAAGACCGTCATCATCGCCCCCAGGGACTGCAACTCCAAGCTCAAATTCGTGGACAAGGCCGAGGTCATCAACCTGCTGCCCGGCGAGGGTGCCGATGTGGCCGGGGTGCGCATTGAGGCCGTGCCCGCCTACAACATCAGCAAGACCAAGTTCCACCCCAAAAGCAACAAATGGGTGGGCTACGTCGTGAGCGGCGCGGGCATGACCCTCTACCACGCGGGCGACACCGAGCGCATCCCCGAGATGCAGGCCATCGACTGCGACGTGGCGCTCATGCCCCTGGGTCAGACCTACACCATGAACTCCGTGGCCGACGCGGCGCAGAGCGCCAGCGACGTGAAGGCCGAAATCGCCATTCCCATGCACTACGGCACGGGCGAAGGCAGCAAGACCGACGCCGAAAAGTTCGCCCAGCTGCTGGCCGGACAGATCGAAACGCGCATCCTGGAGCCCACAAAGTAG
- a CDS encoding metallophosphoesterase, whose translation MFGIVLTTAYTVMLVYVLWRARSIPALKQRFPRNGVIGIGAILWAVFFFARTLGHQKTGAVGGAIEFMGMVLLGSVFLISTVLFVVELCTLFGLFFKRWRPTLFSWALVAGVIMAAFALVQGLRAPAVVSYEVALPSLPAELDRKVVVAVSDTHLGSILGSRWMDDRIAQIQALQPDLLVFIGDIFEGHGAMPNAIPALNHLSIPLGKWFVDGNHESHQSSEAGLKVLEQAGFHRLENQWAEPAPGLILSGVNDLTNHRRRSIDGDPLASALANRPEGATILLSHTPWQTDRAAQAGVELMLSGHTHGGQIWPFAYLVQRIYPFIAGRYNINGMTLLVSRGTGTWGPRMRLWHRSEIIKITLRALQKISVKHQ comes from the coding sequence ATGTTCGGCATCGTTCTGACAACGGCGTACACGGTGATGCTCGTATATGTTTTATGGCGCGCAAGATCGATACCCGCACTAAAACAACGTTTTCCTCGCAACGGCGTCATTGGGATCGGTGCAATCCTCTGGGCTGTTTTTTTCTTTGCTCGGACCCTTGGGCACCAAAAAACGGGCGCTGTGGGCGGTGCAATCGAGTTTATGGGGATGGTTTTACTGGGATCAGTGTTTCTTATCTCAACAGTGCTTTTCGTTGTTGAACTTTGCACCCTGTTTGGACTCTTTTTTAAAAGATGGAGACCGACCCTTTTTAGCTGGGCGCTGGTGGCAGGAGTCATAATGGCTGCCTTCGCCTTGGTTCAAGGTCTTCGCGCACCTGCGGTGGTCTCCTACGAAGTGGCCCTTCCCAGCCTGCCGGCCGAGTTGGACCGCAAGGTGGTGGTGGCCGTCTCCGACACACACCTTGGTTCTATTCTTGGCAGCCGATGGATGGATGATCGGATAGCGCAAATTCAGGCTCTGCAACCTGATCTATTAGTTTTTATAGGGGATATTTTCGAGGGGCATGGCGCCATGCCAAATGCCATCCCGGCCTTGAACCACCTGAGCATTCCTCTTGGGAAATGGTTCGTCGACGGCAATCACGAATCTCATCAAAGTAGTGAAGCCGGCCTCAAAGTATTGGAACAGGCAGGTTTTCACCGTCTTGAAAATCAATGGGCTGAGCCAGCTCCGGGCCTTATCTTGTCCGGCGTGAACGACCTGACCAATCACCGGCGTCGAAGTATCGATGGCGATCCGCTGGCATCTGCGCTTGCCAATCGTCCGGAGGGGGCAACGATTCTGTTGTCACATACGCCCTGGCAAACCGACCGCGCCGCTCAGGCCGGGGTCGAACTAATGCTGTCGGGTCACACTCATGGTGGACAGATTTGGCCCTTTGCCTATCTCGTTCAAAGAATTTATCCTTTTATTGCAGGCCGATACAATATAAATGGAATGACGCTGCTGGTCAGCAGGGGAACAGGGACTTGGGGGCCGCGCATGCGGTTGTGGCACAGGAGTGAGATAATCAAAATTACACTTCGGGCGCTTCAAAAGATTTCAGTCAAGCATCAGTGA